From the Candoia aspera isolate rCanAsp1 chromosome 3, rCanAsp1.hap2, whole genome shotgun sequence genome, the window ttaaaaaatgagagttATGTCAGAAGAGTTAAATGCAGCCCGACTAGATTACTTAAGAACTGTGTGACGTTACTTAATCTGGGTTAGTAGGAATCTCATGCAGGTGATTTGCTGGAATGAGCAGGTTAGTGAATAAACAGTTGCCAGAAAGACCAGTTGCACTGTCCATATGCTTCTGGAGCACTCAGTTTCTATATTAATTGTAAGTGGGGGGGGGAGTCTGTTTTTCAACAGTCAGGATAGAAGCTCAGTAGCTGTGCTCCATCCTTCCTCTACCAGTTTTCTGGATAGAGAGCTTTTTTTATTAGTCTGCTTATCATTTCTGTGAATTAGTTTAAACTTCTTATGCCCAGATCTCTTTGCCTTTTCTGCTTAGGTCAGCATGTCCAGCTCCCCGAGGGATCCTTTGCTTATACCAGAAGAGAACCTCTTGGAGTCTGTGTTGGGATAGGGGCTTGGAACTACCCTTTTCAGATTGCCTGCTGGAAATCAGCCCCTGCTTTGGCCTGTGGTAAAATAAATTCACTTTTTGAGAAATGAATTAGTTTCATTCACAAAAACTAGTAGTCAAGGATTGCCTTTCTAGGAGTTTAGTGCTACCATTTGAGCATGTTAAAAATGGGGAATAAAGTTCCAGTAGACTGTTATCAGAACTTAATAATAACACACactttagagccagtttggtctagtggttaaagctccaggctagaaagcaggagaccgagagttctagtcctgccttaggcatgcaagccgtctgggtgaccttgggccaatcactctctctcagcccaacccacctcacagggttgttgttgtggggaaaagaggaggaggaaggagtattaggtatgttcactgccttaagttatttataaaaacaataaaggctggataaaaaaaaatctaaaaaaatagtGGAAGAGAATACTTCATAGAGACTGGCATTGATTTGGCTCCAAAACTTTTATGTGGGATGGATATAGTGTTCTTCTGGCTGCCTTTATGAGTTTGTCTTAATTGgactgaacatttttttctttactatcgCTCTTTCATTTGATTTGCAGCTGAAGCTATTTCTAGACAGAGAGAATGTATATCCCTTCTTTTTATTCTTGTGAATTGGGTTACCTAGGTAATGCCATGGTCTTCAAGCCTTCTCCCTTCACCCCCATTTCCATTGTGATGCTGGCAGAGATCTACAATCAGGCTGGTGTTCCCAAGGGACTTTTCAACGTGGTGCAGGGCGGAGCTGCCACAGGCCAGTTCCTGTGCCAGCACCCAGATGTGGCCAAGGTCTCATTCACTGGGAGTGTGCCCACAGGTGTTAAGGTATACAGTCAAGTGCTGTCACTATTGAATAATAACGTTTAAAAAACCTTTGGTTTCTGAAGAGGTCTGGCTGTAGTTTGTCCCTTCCCCCATGACTTGGCAATTTATTGATACACATGCATACTATGCTAAGATCAGTTAGAAGGGTTCAGAAGGGTTGTTTTGCCACTAACCAGAATTGCCAGTTTGAGAGGCTGGTAGACTTGTACCATGTCAATTTACACATTTGCCAGTTGCCAAGGTGTTTCTCTGAAATCTCAAGGTTTGtgggtttttaaagaaaagtgcaTTTGAATATGGTGTAGCAAAGACTAGGCCTATACAGGGTGTCCACGTTGCTCTTGTATTCAGTGCTTGGATGTCTTTCCTTTGGAAAGGTGGAAATCACTTCTTAGTAATTCCAGATTCTACATCAGAATTGCATGTTGCTGAAGAATTATCCAGCAATCTTtattcaatgtatttttttttctatgctgAAGCATCTGAAACCATTTCATggttaaaacagcaacaaaatacataatTAACAACCAGCTCTTTGCTAGAGTTGTAATGTCCTGTGTTAGCTGCTACatcttgttctgttttttgttttaatagatTATGGAAATGGCAGCCAAAGGGATCAAACCTGTTACCTTAGAGTTAGGGGGAAAGTCCCCCCTCATCATCTTCTCTGACTGTGTTTTGGATAATGCTGTGAAAGGAGCCCTCATGGCTAACTTTCTTACCCAGGGCGAGGTATGCAGTTTTCTTACCTAAGGGGGAAGGTATTGCGAGGTATGCAATTTTCTTACCTAAGGGGGAAGAAGCTGCAGATTTGgctatataatttaaatttaaagtcCACTTAAGTTCCACAGCAGTCCTTCtctagtgttggagaagacattTGCTATATCTTGTAAAATACTGTAATACAGAATTGGTTGTCTTGCATGATTGGATGAGGTGCCATGATTTATTTCTCTCTTCATGGATCTATCATGgatgaaaatgatgaaaatgcAAGCTCATATCTTGGGTTTACTGTCGCTAACTACTGTATATATTAGACTTGGATTCATATTTGTAAGAGGATGGCTTTTCATGCAGTATTCATCCTAGTTTTGAACCTGAAGTCCATAGTTATGCAAGGAATCTCCTGATGATGTTATAGGGAAGTCTGGAAATGTGGGCTTAGTTTAAGGTAGCATTAAACACAAGTAATTCTCAGTGATTTCgcttttgattatatttttatacctGGAGACAGTTTCAGTTTGCAGCCTCATACGCTAAGAATACCTACCTTGCCTCATACTGCTTTGTTAGCTTGGTTGCTATTAGTACTTTCCCTGTGTGATGGCATCAGAATCTCTTAAGAAAACATCTGTGTCTTACCCTTCCACAAACTGTTTTACTTATTTCATCCTGGGTGAGGAGGAATGCTCAAACTCAAAACTGAGATCCAAGTTTGTCAGTGTTCAGTGCTTTTCAGGACTGGTATTATCTTATAAAGTTTGATTGTTTTTCAAAAAGAGGCTCTGCTCCTCTGGGCACTCCTCACAGACTGTATATAAGCTGACTATCTGATACTTGTTGCTGATTACTATTCCAAGGAAATACTAAATCAATGTGGAAAAGTCAGTAAGCTGGTGGCACACTGAGGCTGTCAGATCTGGAAACCAGTCCTTCGTTAAGCCTTTCCCTGTGCCTCAGGTTTGCTGCAATGGTACTCGGGTGTTTGTACAACGAGCGATCCTCCAGGCTTTCACCAAAGAAGTTGTGAAACAGACCCAGAACATCAAAATTGGTGACCCCCTGCTGCAAGATACAAGGATGGGAGCACTTATCAACAAGGCACACCTGGAAAAGGTCTTGAGTTTTGTTAAACAAGCAAAGGAGCAGGTAAGAATACTGAGCTTTATCATGAGGAACTGGGCTACTGAAAACAGTTCACTCTTCTGCCTTGTGCTAGAGCATCATACAGGCATCATAGCATGTATTATGTGGAAGACTGAGCATTCAAGGTAGAACAAAGAAGGTGCTTTTCTGTGTCTGCACTGTTTATGACTGTCCAGTGGAAAGCTGTTTGATCTGGGCACATCTGCTTAATCACATCTGCTTAACAACCTATACTTGTTACCCAACAATAAACACAAACCACATTTGGCATAGAATTTGGCATGCTTAAAGAGCAGATTTTATATTGTCTTTCGCTCTTACTGTAGAAGAACTCAGATTACAGAAGTGTTTATTATAGAGAATTCTTTTATGGACAGGTGGTGTGTCTGGGCTATAACTCCCATTGACTAGTATCAACAAATTAAGTCATTAATGTTAAATATATGCAGGTTTGCTTAATTAACTTAATCTGTTTTGACTGAGGGCTGCAGCAGATACGGCTGGTAAAGTCATGGTATCACCTGAGTGAGCAGCAGAAACATTTTTGGCTTTATGATTTTAAGGGGCAAAGTATGCCTCAACTCTCTCTATTACCTATTAATattgctaaataaacaaataaatgcctcAACTCTATTACCTATAGTTCAGACACTTGACTAAATAAACTGGAATGAATAGGGAATATAAACATTGGCAGCAAAAGAGAGTGCATGTTTCACGTGTAATGTAGTACAAAGCTGAGAGGTAATGGGCAACTTCTTGAATTTATTGGTGGCAGTGTTTATAGTCTGCTGGTTATGGATGCAATAATATCAAATTCTGATTAAAAAGCCGTCTCCTACAATTTGTTTCTTTCATATAGAAAAGGATAATTCAATCAGGATATTATATAAGGAAGTTGCTTATGTATTTAAACTTAAGGACTTTGTGCTGTATTGCACTGTACTGACATTACACTGAGCTAAGTTAAGAGCTGCAGGGTTTTATGATGCTTACATAGTCCTTAAGAGTAATTCTATAGTTCGCAAAAGAATCCCATGAAGACAAAGTTTAATCAGAAACTAAAAACATATTTGTTCTTGTCTATTTCTACCTCTCTAGCATATACTCTGCTTCTTAAAGTAAATTTGTGGGGAAGAGTGAACAATgacttaggtcagtgtttctcaaccttagcaactttaagatgggtggaccccaactccaagaattcccaagTCAGCATGCTCTGGGCACTGTACaaaacagcatgctggctggggaattctgggagttgaagtcgacccatcttaaagttgcttagattgagaaatactggcttagTTTATTAGAGAAGGCAACCTGCAGAGTATCCTGATCATAAAGATTTTTGAGGTAGCTTACTCATTACAgtaaaaaagaggaaatggatCATGTCAGTTCCAATTTTGTTAACATTTTGAAATGGAGCAATGTCAGATCGATCTATTTGGCTTCAAACACATACAGGACATTATGTGATAGGAGAAAATTCATCTCTATTGCCAACAGTGATACTGCACCAAGAGAAAGAACTTTCTGTCCAGTCCAGTGTTCTTCTATGTCTGTTCAAGCTTTGGTACCCTTCCTGCATGGGTTGGCAGAGTTTTGCTGATTATATGTAAATTGCATTCTTGTAGTTAACTGCCATTATCTTCTGTTACACTTTTTAGGGTGCAGAAGTGCTGTGTGGAGGGAATGCGTTTGTGCCAAATGACTCCAATCTGAAAAATGGCTTTTATATGTCCCCTTGTGTCTTAGGTATGGGCACTATATTATTAACACCATTGGCACCACTCTTTAACCATAGTCAAGACCTTGATTATACTAGATTAAAGGGGTGTGAGTGTGAAAACAAGGTAATACATGGTGCTCATGTTTATATAGATGTAGAACAGGAGGCAATGCCAGTTGTAGTTGAATTGCCTTATAGACTGATCTGAGATTTGTTAAGCTAATTTCATTGAAGAAGATACTGTCCAGTATGCTCTTGACATTAAAACAGACTACATGATCAGATGCTTAAGACTGAAATTCCTTAAAGTGGGACTTGAAATCAAGTATTTAAGGATGTGCTCTGGCAAGTAATAGTTTATCTCAGACCTTACAAATGGAGCTTTAATAAAGTAGTTCTGAAATTCTGTTTAGTTCTTAGTAATTGGAGGGGCCTCTTCCCTTCTCATTTCTTACACATTCAGATTGGCTGCTTTCTCACTATTGTATGCTCACTCCTGTGTTGCTTACAGGAAACTGCAAGGACAGCATGACATGTGTAAAAGAGGAGATTTTTGGGCCAGTCATGTCTATTCTGCCCTTTGACACAGAAGAAGAGGTCCTAGAGAGAGCCAACAACACCCGTTTTGGCCTGGCAGGAGGTGTCTTCACCAGGTACCATCAAGAAAGGGAATACATTTCAGGAGGGGCTGTGGGAGATGGCTGTGACAAGTGGAGCTGCATATGCAGGAGTAAGGGATTTATGAAAGCTGTGAGTTGGGAAGCAGAAAACCAACCCAGAGCATGGCAAAGAACTGTGTGCTGCATAGTTGCTTCCATTTGATAGAAACTGAATGTTATTCTTACATTCTGATGCCTCACTGAAGTGGCAGATGTCCCTAGCAGTGTCCCAGAGGAAAGAGTTAAGAAATAACTGGGGTATTTGGACTAGGGAAAAGAGAGTGAATGTAAACTATCATTCTGCTTTACAGAGATATCCAGCGTGCCCACAGAGTAGCAGCTGGTCTCCAGGCTGGGATGTGCTTCATCAACAACTATAACGTCAGTCCTGTGGAGCTTCCCTTTGGGGGATACAAGATGTCAGGTATTCCACTTGCTATAATATTTTGGCTGTTGGTTCTAAGCTGCTTACATGATACTTGGCAAAAGATGACATATTACCTAAAAGTGGATTGTGGACTAAATTTCAATGTACACAATTAAAGCAGCAGAACTTTGTCAGCCAGTTTACAGCAGCAGCAATAGCCAGATTTGCCCTTGGTTGCTTGACTTGTTCCTCTCTTGTGGTAATTCTACCTTCTTTcggaaaattgtttttatttcaaaatgaagTTGGTTTTACTTAAAATAAGATACAGGACCTGCATATTTATGCAAACTTATTTTAGGAATAAGCTCCATTTAGTAAGGATGGCttctacatacacatacatgctgAGAAAAAAAACTTCTCTTAAGTAGAGAAATATATACACAGCATTTTAAATTGAAATAGAGACAAGAGATAAAACTGGTGCTAAATCAATGTTGGATTTGTAAACTATGTTTGATTCATAACTGCTCACTCGGGAGGGGGAAGACACAGTCTTGATCTGTACATGAAGAAATCTCTTTGTCATTTATATtttgtcatttatattttatcaggAATCTAAAGAGTCAAGAGTTTTGCTCGCTTCTAGAGTGAGACTGTTAAGCTCATTTCAACAGATGCCTCATTCTCTGATGCATTGCTTCTTTGCAGATTTTTAGGGCATATGGTTGCAGTTTTATCATAAACATTGCTTTCTTTTCAGGATTTGGCCGAGAGAATGGCGAAGCAGCAATTGAATACTATTCCCAGCTGAAGACGGTCTTTGTGGAAATGGGCAATGTAGAATCAGTGTTCTAATGGCCCTAGTCTAGCTGATTGCTTCCAGTTAGTGTACTATGGAGATGCTATGTACAACGGAAGCTGGAAGTGGTCTTTGCAGTGGCTGATCACATTGTTTCTGCTAGTTTGAATTTTGTTGtttgtctttcctttcttctcttgaaAGTACataatggaaaaaagagaaacagtcACTGACCATAAGACTTTTTGCCACCAGGCCCATATAACTTTCTGatacctcttgccaagttttctGACTTAAGCATAGTAGCACAGAGTCTCACCAGAATACGGCAGCATATATCTGGTTCTAGATCTTGAGACAACGTATCTTCCTGATCTATTGAACTTGGTTGTCACCTCACTACCCAGAAACAGTAACTAAACACCTGCACAAAGCAGGTTGATTGTATTTCTACTGCCTTTTCTAGGTAGGCTGTTTTATACAATGCATTTTGAGCAAATAAAGGTGCTGGTGTTGAGCGTTGATTGCACAACATTACATGGCAGACACAAGTATTCTAGTTGTTCTCAATATGTGGGATGGGTGCTATTTTAAAGGATAGGCGGATTTGTTAGGAAATTCATTAAGCACAGAAGCATTTTGTTAAAATAGAATTATAAACAGGTGATTCTGCCTTTCAGAAATGGCTGGAAGATCAATCTCTGAAAACTAGTATTCCCTTTACTGGGACAAAACCTATAGTACTATCTCAGTAAAAAAGAGATTTTgatttatatattcttttctcaCTGGTTATGGAAAAGCAGCACTATTGATTCTAGGAGATCGCAAATGATATTTCCCTCCTGATACATAAAAGTGAAAAACTATTGGAGGAGTTGGTTGGGAATCAGAATTCTTAAGTGAGAAGCAGGCTCATAATTCCCCTACAAAGCTTAACGTATGGATTGATTTAAGCACTGCCTGTAGAACAGCAAGTTGCCAGTTTCTGAGTACTTATTCTTAATTACTATTTTAAGTTAGGAGAATCGCAGTAAATGGAGATTGTGTACCTTCAAGTAGGCAACTTGTAAATCACTGCCCTAAAGAGCTGAATCTGAGACCGAACATGGAAGATGAACCATCAGAGAGTCATTGAATGGAAGAGCTTCCTACATCTGCACCACTCAGCACATCTGTTAAAAGTGCCTAATCCAATTTATACCTTCTCAATAAGCATAACTGCCTTCGGATAACTGCAGAATAGCAAATTTAAGCATGCAAAAAGAGCCAAGAGCcagaaaaaacaagaaatatttatctagagaactaaaaaggaaaaagacataaagctgtattttaaaaaaaatcagatgtcaTTACCAGTCTCTTCTAGTTCTTGGTTGCAAGATTCCTCTCCCCTTCAATTCTAACCATCAAAAAGTgtcttagtattttttttctaccCTGGCTCTCTTATAATGTATAGGACTTACTGAGATGATGGGTGTATAGGAATCTCTGCAAAGAGTTTTTAATTCTCAAGTGGCTGATACAGAAATATTTGCTCCATTTCCTAGTGATTAGCAGTCCAAAAATAATACTAGGTGCTAGCTAGAGCTGTCCacaaactgaaaaaacaaaacttaaaatggAATAGCCCCTTTTGGAAACATTttgtcaaaatattttgaattgtttcaaTAGAACAAACATAAAAGCATTTCAGGTTTTCTGCCATAGGAACCTGAGAGTCACAACAGTAAATGGGTGGTAGTCCATACTGAGTGCTACTATTTAACTCAGTAAAATTGGCTGGGTGGCTTTTGGAAAATAAactataaacatttttaaattttcaaaaggAAACAAACTAAAGCATGCTTTTTGCAGACTTCCACAGAATTGGGCCTCCCCAAAAAGCAGTAGGAGTGCTGAACAGTGAAACAAGAAAAATTAAACTTCTCTCTGCTCACTGGCTTGAGAGTTCATCCTAATGTTTTGCACACTTCTGTATTTGGCAGCCTGCCTTTAAAAAGTTACAACACAGGAAGCATTATACATGAACTAATTTTCCCAtagcaaaaaaagagaaacttaTCTACAGGGAGGGGACAGCTGTTTTCTAAAATTTGGCTGGTCTCAGGATGTTCATAATAATGAATGCTTCACTCTCACTTGTCAGAGGAATATATCTTCAACTGCCTGGCTTTATTATGTGCTGTTACCTCTTGCTTAAGCAACCACATGGACCATAAGGAGAGGAATTCAGTTGCTTTACCTGACATTCAGAAGAATCAGGTCAGGCCAAGCTCAGCCTGCTTCCACTGAACTCTTTCACTCTGTGGTGGAAGTATCCTGCAGCCTAGCAGTCTTCATAAATCTACAGGTGACAAGTCTACAGGAATGACACTCTTCCAGACCAAAGACATTCACCAAAATCAGACTTCCCCAAGACAGGCACAGACTAGGCAGGAATACTCCATCTGGATGAATTAAATCCTGCAACTTGAGAATGGAAGCCATTAAAATCATTTGACGGTCTGTGTGGTCAGAAGAGATTTTGCTCAGACTTCCTCAAACTTAGTTGAAGGTGATGTTTACATTTTCTGCTTTCCTACTCTGAGAATCTCCTGTCACTAACGGAACCCTGACAATGAAGTGCAAGATACAATCCATGCAAGGAATATTCTCactgcatctgtctgtctgtcttgtgCATGCTGACCCCATTTTTAGTGACTAGGAAGTTGCAGCTGAGGTTTGCTATATTGAAAGCTAGCTGCTTGGATCATGGAAAGTGACTGACAAATTCCCGTTGTCTCCCCGCTACCAATATATATCAAGGTCctgcaggcacacacacactccaggagtgtgtgtgtaacgattgccctactcaaaaagttcagactccaaatctaagtttaaggtctggtttatttagaataaggtgcaaacagaaagctgagaatgagaaaagcgcacctaaactaaatagctccgtttccaacaacgacccccccttctgtgcatatagaacaatcccacattcccaggtgctcctaacgagctctgctgatcaacaggcaaaaagaccttgacatttaagagataacccaaacacattccttcctggcacagccctacacatctccccatacaaggtttatcagcagcaccctcccagccaggaacacgcatcaacactctggcatgcgaaccgttacgatggagcgaacatcgcaacggtgatcatgacataccgccccccttacaGAAATCATGCAGAAGGTTTAgaaggataggcaacatgaaaagcgcGGATCAAATCAGGCGCCAGGACATCGCGCGCAgtgacccattcaggatgtggaaaatgcttccagcgaactaaatattgaagagacccccgaagcctgcgagagtcgagaatctccttgacctcgaagtgctgttggccatcaatcatgacaggcggagggggaggaggccgTGGATGCCAATGagaggagtcatgggcaggcttgagcaagctgcagtgaaaaacggtgcaaacgcttcaaattatgaggcagatccaaacgaacagtgacaggattgacaaTAGCAgtaataggaaagggaccaataaacttaggggccagcttcttggaaggctgaggagacttgataaatctggtagagagatagaccaagtcCCCAACGtgaaaaggcggctgttggcgttgatgccggtcagcatggagcttataggaagcctgggcatcttgGAGAGCggtcttaatgacgggccaggaatcagcgagcCGAGAACCCCAGTTACAGGCCGCCACAGCCAggccaggaggttggggaaactcagggattgGCACAAAATC encodes:
- the ALDH9A1 gene encoding 4-trimethylaminobutyraldehyde dehydrogenase — protein: MLFSSSLSILLRSFPRLFHSPAMSTITGTFQLQQPLNYRGGARHQPVDGDHSEEIYEPATGRVIGNLPFSGEKEVDLALKNAHVAFKIWNQKSGMERSSILLEAARIIRERREEIATIETINNGKSIFEALVDIDISWQCLQYYAGLAGSLAGQHVQLPEGSFAYTRREPLGVCVGIGAWNYPFQIACWKSAPALACGNAMVFKPSPFTPISIVMLAEIYNQAGVPKGLFNVVQGGAATGQFLCQHPDVAKVSFTGSVPTGVKIMEMAAKGIKPVTLELGGKSPLIIFSDCVLDNAVKGALMANFLTQGEVCCNGTRVFVQRAILQAFTKEVVKQTQNIKIGDPLLQDTRMGALINKAHLEKVLSFVKQAKEQGAEVLCGGNAFVPNDSNLKNGFYMSPCVLGNCKDSMTCVKEEIFGPVMSILPFDTEEEVLERANNTRFGLAGGVFTRDIQRAHRVAAGLQAGMCFINNYNVSPVELPFGGYKMSGFGRENGEAAIEYYSQLKTVFVEMGNVESVF